From the genome of Gracilimonas sp., one region includes:
- a CDS encoding DEAD/DEAH box helicase — translation MTFNEFDFKDELKAGLRDIGYTEPTPIQEQTIPIILQKKDIIGAAQTGTGKTGAFVIPILQQILENPSEHTQALILSPTRELAQQIDEQIFALGYHTGISSANIIGGEDFSQQAKAIRSGVDIIVATPGRLIDQTKVLDIDFSHIKFLVLDEADRMLDMGFLPDVTKIIKKLPKERQTLLFSATMPKEITDLANQFMNNPEKVELAIEKPSGSIKQQAYFVDQKQKLSLIQSVLDGLKWDSCIIFCATKRGTDELERLLIKKGIKAGSIHGDRDQDERNKSLHEFKSGQVPVIVATDVLARGIDIADVSLIINYDVPRAVDDYVHRIGRTGRYDKTGVAVTFVNKKDKRAFKAIQDKVGDQLEILDLPSAKKTEPQDKKQSGKQDEKRSQKPQESTKKKKSDSNDKKNTSKPKQEKKPAKKMTKKEIAEANKKVQNLGSVDVVLKGSSKDNSNKKSEKTKPEKPKRSDNGKQEPVIPAERITKATKRNQNSPKPAKGLWGLIKALFS, via the coding sequence TTGACATTTAACGAATTTGATTTCAAAGACGAGCTGAAAGCAGGCTTAAGAGATATTGGCTACACTGAACCTACTCCCATTCAAGAACAAACAATACCTATCATCCTTCAGAAAAAGGATATAATAGGCGCAGCCCAAACAGGTACAGGAAAAACCGGAGCATTTGTAATTCCCATACTTCAGCAAATTTTAGAGAATCCATCCGAGCACACACAAGCTCTGATTCTATCTCCGACAAGGGAGCTGGCACAGCAAATAGATGAACAAATTTTTGCACTTGGATATCATACCGGAATTTCTTCCGCTAATATTATTGGGGGAGAAGATTTTTCCCAACAAGCTAAAGCCATTCGATCAGGGGTCGATATTATTGTGGCTACTCCGGGAAGACTTATAGATCAGACTAAAGTACTGGATATTGATTTTAGCCATATTAAATTTTTGGTATTGGATGAAGCAGACCGAATGCTCGATATGGGTTTTCTGCCTGATGTAACAAAGATCATTAAAAAGCTTCCTAAAGAGCGACAAACACTGTTATTCTCCGCAACTATGCCAAAAGAAATTACAGATTTGGCAAATCAGTTTATGAATAATCCGGAGAAAGTTGAGCTAGCCATTGAAAAGCCTTCAGGAAGTATTAAACAGCAGGCCTATTTTGTAGATCAGAAACAGAAATTGAGCCTTATTCAGTCTGTACTTGACGGTTTGAAATGGGATTCCTGTATCATTTTCTGTGCTACGAAAAGAGGAACTGATGAACTCGAACGGCTCCTTATTAAAAAGGGAATTAAGGCGGGTAGTATTCATGGAGACCGTGATCAGGACGAAAGGAATAAGTCGCTGCATGAGTTCAAGAGCGGACAAGTCCCGGTTATTGTTGCTACTGATGTTTTGGCTCGAGGTATTGATATTGCCGATGTGTCCCTGATCATAAACTATGATGTACCAAGAGCAGTAGATGATTACGTTCATCGCATTGGAAGGACTGGACGGTATGACAAAACAGGAGTAGCCGTTACCTTCGTAAACAAAAAGGACAAACGCGCATTCAAAGCCATTCAGGATAAAGTAGGGGATCAGCTTGAGATTCTTGACCTGCCATCTGCAAAAAAAACAGAGCCTCAGGATAAAAAACAATCTGGCAAGCAAGACGAAAAGAGAAGTCAGAAACCTCAGGAATCAACTAAAAAGAAAAAATCCGATAGCAACGACAAGAAAAATACCAGTAAGCCCAAGCAGGAAAAGAAGCCAGCTAAAAAGATGACAAAGAAAGAGATAGCTGAAGCCAACAAAAAAGTTCAAAATCTTGGTTCAGTAGATGTTGTGTTAAAAGGTAGTTCTAAAGATAATTCAAATAAGAAGTCTGAGAAAACGAAACCTGAAAAACCAAAACGCTCTGATAATGGTAAGCAGGAACCGGTTATACCAGCTGAACGAATTACTAAGGCAACCAAAAGAAACCAGAATTCACCGAAGCCGGCCAAAGGACTTTGGGGCTTGATAAAAGCTTTGTTCTCCTGA
- a CDS encoding PAS domain S-box protein: MIPEENITQSASYFRKVLNNIPNSVFVIEVTNDGKYRIQDVNTAQLRYLGKEKDEILGKTIDELLPGETAIRINKVYSKCVSKKKKISYEEEFTQPGSSKSYYLTTLTPICNESGKVTTLIGSSIDITDRKHMEQALQKSEEKYRSFVQNSTEGIYLFEFTQPFDIHLPVDQQIKKFYEHGYVSACNDALAKMYGFSSSNDLIGKKLIDFHGSDKDPRNLNFLTKLIQSGYNIKDEISVEKDKNGDTKYFLENINGVVQDGVLVRIWASQRDVTEQKISEQKLKTSLSEKKILLSEIHHRVKNNLAVVSGMMQLQAFDEKDETLRNKLYDSVVRIKTMATVHELLYQSQSFSNLEFSDTLKNLVQNVSETLQTSSNICVEIDCEPIRLNINQAIPASLIVNEVLTNAYKHAFPDAMSGTIMFTLSEKNNWISIEITDDGVGFNPDLTLDELKSLGTHLIKVLSEQINATYKYENRKDSKGTCFHLSFERTDTPGIGSAKIQ, translated from the coding sequence ATGATTCCAGAAGAGAATATTACCCAATCTGCCTCATACTTTAGAAAAGTTCTTAACAATATCCCGAATAGTGTCTTTGTCATTGAAGTCACTAATGACGGTAAATACCGAATTCAGGATGTAAATACAGCGCAACTAAGGTACTTAGGTAAAGAAAAAGATGAAATTTTAGGTAAAACCATTGATGAGCTCCTTCCGGGTGAAACAGCAATTCGGATCAACAAGGTGTACAGTAAATGTGTTAGTAAGAAAAAAAAGATCTCTTACGAAGAAGAATTCACCCAGCCTGGCTCTTCCAAAAGCTACTATCTAACAACACTTACTCCCATTTGTAACGAATCAGGTAAAGTAACTACTCTTATTGGTAGTTCTATAGATATCACTGATCGAAAGCATATGGAACAGGCTCTTCAAAAAAGTGAAGAAAAGTATCGCAGTTTCGTACAAAACAGTACAGAGGGTATCTATCTTTTTGAGTTTACTCAACCCTTCGATATTCACCTTCCTGTTGATCAGCAAATTAAAAAATTCTATGAACATGGATATGTTTCTGCCTGCAACGATGCACTGGCAAAAATGTACGGTTTTTCTAGTTCGAATGATCTTATTGGGAAAAAGCTAATTGATTTCCATGGTTCTGATAAGGATCCAAGGAATTTAAATTTTCTTACCAAGTTGATCCAGTCTGGGTATAATATTAAAGATGAGATTTCAGTTGAAAAGGATAAAAATGGAGATACAAAATACTTCCTTGAAAACATTAATGGTGTTGTTCAGGATGGAGTTTTAGTGAGAATTTGGGCAAGTCAACGGGATGTTACAGAGCAAAAGATATCCGAACAAAAGCTTAAAACTTCATTGTCTGAAAAAAAGATTCTGCTTTCCGAAATTCATCATCGTGTGAAAAATAATCTGGCCGTAGTTTCCGGCATGATGCAGCTTCAGGCCTTTGATGAGAAAGATGAAACCTTGAGAAATAAACTATACGATAGTGTGGTCAGGATAAAAACCATGGCTACGGTTCATGAACTTCTATATCAATCTCAAAGTTTTTCGAACCTTGAATTTTCAGATACTTTGAAAAATTTAGTACAGAATGTTTCTGAAACCTTACAAACCAGTTCAAATATTTGTGTAGAGATCGATTGTGAACCAATTCGATTAAATATCAACCAGGCTATTCCTGCTTCACTTATTGTCAATGAAGTTTTGACAAATGCTTATAAACACGCCTTTCCGGATGCCATGAGTGGCACCATTATGTTTACCCTATCGGAAAAGAATAATTGGATCAGCATAGAAATTACTGATGATGGAGTTGGCTTCAATCCTGATTTAACATTGGATGAACTTAAGTCACTCGGTACCCACCTGATTAAAGTTCTAAGCGAACAAATCAATGCTACCTACAAATATGAAAATCGCAAAGATAGCAAAGGGACTTGTTTTCATCTTAGCTTTGAAAGAACCGACACCCCTGGAATCGGAAGTGCTAAAATTCAGTAA
- the nuoH gene encoding NADH-quinone oxidoreductase subunit NuoH, which yields MSTGGIDILGLFIPTWVAVLSLGIFTWLNSAALLVYAERRIAGLIQNRVGPNRVGPAGLLQPVADVLKLLLKEDVTPSQGYKVIHHIAPVIPVFTAFMTVSVIPFGENLYVTDINAGVLFILAIASLGVYGVTLAGWSSNSKYSLLGGLRAAAQMISYELPMGMALASVVLVAGSLSMVEIAASQEYLWNVFINPIGAVIFIIAAFAEANRTPFDLVEAEQELVGGFHTEYSGMRFGMFFLAEYMHVFIGSVLITTFFFGSYHLPFAGYWLPEMSPLAKGILDVSVFMGKVVFWCFVFIWVRWTIPRFKYNQVMKLGWARLLPLSILNFMLIAAGMYAYTHFF from the coding sequence ATGAGTACAGGTGGAATTGATATTTTAGGACTTTTTATCCCTACCTGGGTTGCCGTTCTTAGCTTAGGTATTTTTACCTGGCTCAATTCAGCGGCTCTTCTGGTTTATGCTGAACGCCGAATCGCTGGGTTAATTCAGAATCGTGTAGGGCCAAACCGGGTCGGACCTGCTGGCCTATTACAGCCGGTTGCTGACGTTTTAAAACTTCTTTTGAAAGAAGATGTAACTCCTTCTCAGGGTTATAAAGTAATTCACCACATTGCTCCTGTCATTCCGGTTTTTACTGCTTTTATGACCGTTTCTGTAATTCCCTTTGGAGAAAATCTATATGTTACCGATATCAATGCAGGTGTTCTCTTTATCCTGGCCATTGCTTCTCTTGGAGTTTATGGTGTAACACTGGCGGGTTGGTCATCAAATAGTAAATACTCCCTTCTTGGTGGACTTAGAGCTGCTGCTCAGATGATTAGTTACGAACTTCCCATGGGTATGGCCTTGGCTTCGGTGGTTTTAGTAGCCGGTTCTCTTAGTATGGTAGAAATTGCCGCTTCACAGGAGTATCTGTGGAATGTGTTTATAAACCCGATTGGTGCAGTAATATTTATTATAGCTGCCTTTGCTGAAGCCAACAGAACTCCATTTGATTTGGTGGAGGCTGAACAGGAACTTGTTGGTGGTTTCCACACTGAATATAGTGGCATGCGTTTCGGAATGTTTTTCCTTGCTGAGTATATGCACGTTTTTATTGGAAGTGTTCTGATTACAACTTTCTTCTTTGGAAGTTACCACCTTCCTTTCGCGGGATACTGGTTACCTGAAATGAGCCCATTAGCCAAAGGAATTCTGGATGTATCCGTATTTATGGGCAAGGTTGTATTCTGGTGCTTTGTGTTCATTTGGGTACGCTGGACCATCCCACGATTCAAATACAATCAGGTAATGAAGTTAGGCTGGGCTCGTTTACTGCCTCTCAGTATTCTTAACTTTATGCTGATTGCTGCAGGCATGTATGCTTATACACACTTTTTCTAA
- a CDS encoding outer membrane beta-barrel protein, with protein sequence MNLSKVSTILFGIILGFSVTASAQTIPETGSLGIRANITGQNSVEIPYMLNESLSLAPYLRFTTTEDQSTSIGIGIRPRYYTGSSNALSTYFAGTLGFNNTSFSNNNNSVTDFMLGVGYGAEYFFSDSFSVSADANLNSRFGDSATNLSTLARVSASFYF encoded by the coding sequence ATGAATCTTTCAAAAGTAAGTACTATTCTATTCGGAATTATACTTGGTTTCTCTGTTACAGCCAGTGCACAAACAATACCTGAAACAGGGTCTTTGGGTATTCGGGCAAATATAACTGGCCAGAATTCAGTTGAAATTCCATATATGTTAAATGAGTCTTTATCCCTTGCTCCTTACCTTAGATTTACTACAACTGAAGACCAATCAACCAGCATAGGTATTGGAATACGGCCTAGATATTATACAGGGTCAAGTAATGCACTGAGTACATATTTTGCTGGAACTCTGGGCTTTAATAATACTTCATTCAGCAATAATAATAATTCTGTTACTGATTTTATGCTGGGAGTAGGCTATGGAGCTGAATATTTCTTCTCCGATAGTTTTAGCGTAAGTGCAGATGCAAACCTGAATAGCCGTTTTGGTGATAGTGCAACTAATCTTTCCACTTTAGCTCGCGTATCTGCCTCATTTTACTTCTAG
- a CDS encoding FKBP-type peptidyl-prolyl cis-trans isomerase translates to MRFNKLFFSSLLSAMLFVSACNQSKMGSGSSEADLSTKLDSVSYALGYQNGMFLSREGIDELEMNNYNAGINAGLSSEDGLLTQEQIRSVTNSYLQELTEMRSQENLEAGKAYLEENLTKEGVQETESGLQYKVLEEGDGDSPTAQSTVRVHYEGKLLDGEVFDSSYDRGQPAEFPLNRVIPGWTEGVQLMKEGATYEFCIPAELAYGNRPPQGSPIGPNETLLFKVELLEVKQPANSN, encoded by the coding sequence ATGAGATTTAATAAACTATTTTTCAGTTCTCTTTTGAGCGCCATGCTGTTCGTTTCAGCTTGTAACCAGTCAAAAATGGGGTCAGGATCTTCCGAAGCTGACCTGAGCACTAAACTTGACAGTGTCAGTTACGCACTCGGTTATCAGAATGGGATGTTTTTAAGCCGCGAAGGTATCGACGAACTGGAAATGAATAATTACAATGCCGGTATCAATGCCGGACTTTCATCAGAAGACGGACTGCTGACTCAGGAACAAATTCGTTCCGTTACGAACAGCTACCTTCAAGAACTTACTGAAATGAGAAGCCAGGAAAACCTGGAAGCTGGAAAAGCATATCTTGAAGAAAACCTTACCAAAGAAGGTGTTCAAGAAACCGAGTCAGGGCTGCAGTATAAAGTACTTGAAGAAGGTGATGGAGACTCTCCTACAGCACAAAGCACCGTTCGGGTTCATTATGAAGGGAAGTTACTGGATGGAGAAGTGTTTGACAGTTCTTATGACAGAGGTCAGCCTGCTGAGTTCCCGCTTAATCGTGTAATCCCTGGCTGGACCGAAGGTGTCCAACTCATGAAAGAAGGTGCTACCTATGAGTTTTGCATCCCTGCAGAACTCGCCTATGGAAACAGGCCACCTCAGGGAAGTCCAATAGGACCAAACGAAACTTTGTTATTCAAGGTAGAACTGCTTGAAGTTAAACAACCGGCCAACTCTAATTAA
- a CDS encoding 2Fe-2S iron-sulfur cluster-binding protein translates to MPEIFIDGQRYEFEEGTDKGLLQFILDNGKEVPFFCYHPSMSAPANCRQCYVKVGTPVKNRETGEYELDENGEREIRWFPKMQTSCTMQMQDGMVVQTQETSKEVARAQKDTMELILVNHPLDCPICDQAGECPLQIQTYKYGPEGSRFEVKKVHKPKRVELGPRVTLDAERCINCTRCVRFTEEISETHQLTITSRGDKNYPTTAPGREFDDPYSMNTIDICPVGALTSTDFRFKARVWEMNQTPSIDVTNGKGTNIDIWTRDNLVLRITPRYNGEVNDHWMSDAGREAYRRFNENRISRPALKLDGDNQSKTSWNNAIETFAETLEAGKPEDVLVIGSAHASVEENYALMKIFNLWGVNNFKFAPHIIEGAGDDFLLTDDQAPNTEGVKLLGYEESSDLKSDIKDAKIVIMFSDELIDREVLSPDDLKGKFSILLSTNECDTSKAADLVIPVTCIAEHAASYVNVDGRIQRSFPAKETKYTHRSLDLEMSQGRLDRYGTNFDNWVTEDNKVDCAPAWEIMNRLADRLGLNVEFGSPRDIMNEIATSNPAFEDISYERMDNEMGVNLNPSNKKEATA, encoded by the coding sequence ATGCCAGAAATATTTATAGACGGACAACGATACGAATTTGAAGAAGGCACTGACAAAGGTCTGCTTCAATTCATTTTAGATAATGGTAAGGAAGTTCCTTTCTTTTGCTACCACCCTTCTATGAGCGCACCGGCTAACTGCCGACAGTGCTATGTAAAAGTTGGTACACCAGTTAAAAACCGGGAAACTGGCGAGTATGAACTGGATGAGAATGGTGAACGTGAAATCAGATGGTTTCCAAAAATGCAAACCTCCTGCACTATGCAAATGCAGGACGGTATGGTTGTTCAAACTCAGGAGACCAGCAAGGAAGTAGCTCGTGCCCAAAAAGACACGATGGAGCTCATTCTGGTTAACCATCCGCTGGATTGCCCGATTTGTGATCAGGCCGGAGAATGTCCGTTGCAAATTCAGACTTATAAATACGGTCCTGAAGGCAGTCGTTTCGAAGTCAAAAAGGTTCATAAGCCTAAGAGAGTTGAGCTTGGGCCCCGAGTAACACTTGATGCTGAACGTTGCATAAACTGTACCCGATGTGTACGCTTTACAGAAGAAATCAGTGAAACTCATCAATTGACCATCACTTCACGTGGTGATAAAAATTATCCTACTACAGCCCCAGGACGTGAGTTTGATGATCCTTATTCTATGAATACCATCGATATCTGTCCTGTAGGAGCCCTCACATCTACCGATTTCCGGTTTAAGGCTCGGGTTTGGGAAATGAATCAAACCCCAAGCATCGATGTAACGAATGGTAAAGGAACCAATATTGATATTTGGACACGGGATAATCTGGTACTCCGAATCACTCCTAGATATAATGGTGAAGTAAACGACCATTGGATGTCAGATGCTGGACGAGAAGCTTATAGAAGGTTTAATGAAAACCGTATCTCCCGCCCTGCCCTCAAACTCGATGGAGATAATCAGTCCAAGACTTCCTGGAATAATGCTATTGAGACTTTTGCTGAAACGCTGGAAGCCGGAAAGCCGGAAGATGTTTTAGTGATCGGAAGTGCTCACGCATCGGTTGAAGAGAATTATGCGTTAATGAAGATCTTCAACCTTTGGGGTGTTAATAACTTTAAATTTGCCCCGCATATCATTGAAGGTGCCGGAGATGACTTCTTGCTAACTGACGATCAGGCCCCTAATACCGAGGGAGTAAAACTGCTCGGCTACGAAGAAAGCTCAGATCTTAAGTCAGATATTAAGGATGCCAAAATCGTGATCATGTTTTCTGATGAGTTGATTGATCGTGAAGTACTTTCTCCGGATGATCTTAAAGGCAAATTCAGCATACTGCTTTCAACCAATGAATGTGATACCAGTAAAGCAGCCGATCTTGTTATACCTGTAACCTGTATTGCAGAGCACGCAGCCAGCTATGTAAATGTAGATGGTCGAATTCAGCGTTCCTTCCCTGCCAAAGAAACTAAGTACACCCATCGAAGTCTGGATCTGGAAATGTCACAAGGCCGACTGGATCGCTACGGAACCAATTTTGATAACTGGGTTACCGAAGACAATAAGGTTGATTGTGCTCCCGCCTGGGAAATCATGAACCGATTGGCCGATCGCTTAGGACTTAATGTAGAGTTCGGTTCACCCCGTGACATCATGAATGAAATTGCAACATCTAATCCAGCTTTCGAAGATATTAGCTACGAACGAATGGATAATGAAATGGGTGTAAATCTTAACCCTTCAAACAAAAAAGAGGCAACAGCATAA
- the nuoF gene encoding NADH-quinone oxidoreductase subunit NuoF → MASDWKSFEPVLIPDIPNLEKIDVYEKNGGYESLKKVVTGNDWTPESVVNEVKAANIRGRGGAGFNAGLKWSFMPKPDGGPRYLACNGDESEPGTFKDRKIFEYNPHLFIEGALIAAYAMQITTIYVYVRGEYISWVKMMEKALQDARDKGYIGKNLFGTDYSVEFEITYGAGAYICGEETSMLESLEGKRGYPRVKPPFPAQKGLWGRPTTINNIETLANVPLVIKNGSDWFKGIGAENHPGPVLYGISGHVNRPGVYELPTGVPVMELINDVAQGIRGGKKLKALIPGGSSTPVLRADQLEGISMDSDSLREAGSMMGTAGMIVMDEDTDMVDALWRISHFYHHESCGQCTPCREGTGWAEKILLKIKNGDGEIRDLDLLLDLTTQMEGRTICALADAAAWPIRHTINRFRDEFEARCKKSVHAVA, encoded by the coding sequence ATGGCCTCAGACTGGAAATCATTTGAACCCGTTCTTATTCCCGACATCCCCAATCTCGAGAAGATTGATGTTTATGAAAAGAATGGCGGTTATGAATCGCTTAAAAAAGTAGTTACCGGCAACGACTGGACTCCTGAAAGTGTCGTAAATGAAGTAAAAGCAGCTAACATCAGAGGACGAGGCGGAGCCGGATTCAATGCCGGACTGAAATGGTCGTTTATGCCCAAGCCTGATGGCGGACCTCGTTACTTGGCATGCAACGGTGATGAATCTGAGCCCGGTACCTTTAAAGACCGAAAGATTTTTGAATACAATCCACACCTCTTTATTGAAGGAGCATTGATTGCCGCATACGCGATGCAAATTACTACCATTTATGTGTACGTACGCGGGGAATATATTTCATGGGTTAAAATGATGGAGAAAGCTCTTCAGGATGCCCGTGATAAGGGATATATAGGTAAGAATTTATTTGGAACCGATTATAGTGTCGAATTTGAAATCACCTATGGTGCTGGTGCCTATATATGTGGCGAGGAGACATCGATGTTAGAGTCGCTCGAAGGCAAGCGGGGGTATCCACGTGTTAAGCCTCCCTTTCCTGCCCAAAAAGGATTATGGGGCCGACCAACCACGATCAACAATATCGAAACTTTAGCCAATGTTCCTTTAGTTATAAAAAATGGCTCAGATTGGTTTAAAGGAATTGGTGCTGAAAATCACCCAGGCCCCGTGCTGTATGGAATTTCCGGACATGTAAACCGTCCTGGTGTTTATGAACTGCCCACTGGTGTGCCGGTAATGGAATTGATTAATGATGTTGCACAGGGCATTCGTGGTGGCAAAAAATTAAAAGCGCTTATCCCCGGCGGATCTTCTACTCCGGTTTTAAGAGCAGATCAGCTTGAAGGTATTTCTATGGATTCTGACTCTCTTCGGGAAGCCGGATCTATGATGGGAACCGCGGGAATGATTGTAATGGATGAAGATACGGACATGGTTGACGCCCTCTGGAGAATATCTCACTTCTACCATCATGAATCCTGTGGACAATGTACTCCATGCCGTGAAGGAACCGGCTGGGCTGAAAAGATTTTATTGAAGATTAAAAACGGTGATGGTGAAATTCGTGATTTAGACCTTTTATTGGATCTAACCACACAAATGGAAGGCCGCACAATCTGTGCCCTGGCGGATGCCGCCGCATGGCCAATTCGCCATACTATCAACCGTTTCAGAGATGAATTTGAAGCACGATGTAAGAAAAGCGTGCATGCAGTTGCTTAA
- a CDS encoding alkaline phosphatase, whose protein sequence is MKKLLFLSVLLFISTSCQNSEDREDNTEVIPVVNSGSEKAGHLPLVDGKTVKNVILMIGDGTGLAQITSGQYALVGPDGLLHMQTMPVTGIVKTHSSDNLITDSASGATAYSCGLKTYNGAIGVNPDKTPCKTILELAIEKGLSTGLVATSSITHATPASFASHVESRNMEDEIAVQLLNSGADVMLGGGFEYFSSGYRSDSADLISKAEQAGYELLRTSDELNNSSAQKLLGLFADDGLERVESEPSTSEMTSKALEVLSKDEDGFFLMIEGSQIDWGGHGNNSGYVIREVEDFDNAVKTALEFAQKGGETLVILTADHETGGMTLQRQKADGDSLEIYWTTGYHTGIPVPLMAYGPQATEFMGWRDNTYVGQKLSELLGVGTLPQLHQ, encoded by the coding sequence ATGAAAAAATTACTATTTCTATCCGTTCTTTTATTCATTTCTACATCTTGTCAGAATTCTGAAGACAGAGAGGATAACACTGAAGTTATTCCGGTTGTGAATTCAGGCTCAGAAAAAGCAGGACACTTGCCTTTGGTTGATGGCAAGACAGTGAAAAATGTAATTTTGATGATTGGTGACGGTACCGGACTTGCTCAAATAACTTCGGGACAATATGCTTTGGTTGGTCCCGACGGTTTACTGCATATGCAAACCATGCCAGTTACGGGAATTGTCAAAACACACTCCTCTGACAATTTAATAACAGATTCGGCTTCAGGTGCTACAGCCTATTCCTGTGGCCTTAAAACATACAATGGGGCTATAGGTGTTAATCCGGATAAAACTCCTTGTAAAACCATTCTGGAGCTAGCTATAGAAAAAGGATTAAGTACAGGTCTGGTGGCAACATCTTCAATTACACACGCAACTCCCGCAAGTTTTGCTTCGCATGTAGAAAGCAGAAATATGGAAGATGAAATTGCTGTTCAGCTTTTAAACTCTGGAGCAGATGTTATGTTGGGTGGCGGTTTTGAGTATTTTTCATCAGGATATCGAAGTGATTCTGCAGACCTTATCTCAAAAGCTGAACAAGCTGGTTATGAATTGCTTCGCACTAGTGATGAATTAAATAATAGCTCTGCCCAAAAACTGTTAGGTCTATTTGCGGATGATGGGCTTGAAAGAGTAGAAAGTGAGCCTTCCACATCAGAAATGACCTCAAAAGCGCTGGAAGTATTAAGTAAAGACGAGGATGGTTTTTTTCTAATGATAGAGGGAAGTCAGATTGATTGGGGAGGACATGGAAATAATTCAGGATATGTGATTCGGGAGGTTGAAGATTTTGATAATGCTGTGAAAACAGCTCTTGAGTTTGCCCAAAAAGGCGGTGAAACATTAGTAATACTCACTGCTGATCATGAAACGGGAGGAATGACTTTACAGCGTCAGAAAGCTGATGGCGATTCCTTAGAAATTTACTGGACTACCGGTTATCATACCGGAATACCGGTACCTCTAATGGCTTATGGTCCACAAGCCACCGAATTTATGGGATGGAGAGATAACACATATGTTGGACAGAAGCTTTCAGAATTATTGGGAGTTGGGACACTTCCACAACTTCACCAATGA
- a CDS encoding NAD(P)H-dependent oxidoreductase subunit E gives MEETYEFTKEDLEEIETIKAKFPTVMPATLPTLWVAQRRFGHVEPAVQRLVAETLDLPESHVHGVASFYTQYYKERKGKYVLDVCTTTSCQLCGGYEMLHYLEDKLGIKAGETTDDGMFSIQSVECLGACGYAPMMQITNDVYVNNLTEEKLDKVIDSLKKGEMPEFESVGMPLLEKRNI, from the coding sequence ATGGAAGAAACGTACGAATTTACAAAAGAAGACTTAGAGGAAATCGAAACCATAAAGGCGAAGTTTCCTACCGTGATGCCTGCTACCCTGCCTACACTCTGGGTAGCTCAACGTCGGTTTGGCCACGTTGAACCGGCAGTTCAACGTCTGGTTGCCGAGACTCTTGACCTACCCGAGTCACATGTACATGGAGTGGCATCATTTTATACCCAATATTATAAAGAGCGCAAAGGGAAATACGTATTGGATGTTTGTACAACAACCAGTTGTCAGCTTTGTGGCGGTTATGAAATGCTGCACTACCTGGAAGATAAACTGGGTATTAAAGCTGGCGAAACAACTGATGACGGTATGTTTAGTATTCAATCGGTTGAATGCCTCGGGGCGTGTGGCTATGCACCAATGATGCAGATCACAAATGATGTATACGTTAATAATCTCACGGAAGAGAAATTAGATAAAGTCATCGACAGCCTTAAAAAAGGTGAAATGCCTGAATTTGAATCGGTAGGAATGCCTCTCCTCGAAAAAAGAAATATTTAA